The Arachidicoccus terrestris genome includes the window TGATAAAAACGTACAGAGCACAGTTCCGGTTTGGGGCGATTGTAAAGAAACCCTGCCAATGATTACGGCACTTCTGGAAGAAAAAGACCACAGGCAGTGGTTGGCCAAATTTCGTGAACTGGAACAGCAGGAAATTAAAGAAGTCATCGAGCCTGAATTAAATCCCGCAGGAGACGTGATGTCGATGGGCGAAGTGATCAAAGTACTCAATGAACTGACTGGTGGTGAAGCCATTATTGTTACTGACGTTGGACAGCATCAGATGGTGGCCTGTCGTTATGCTGATTTCAAGCAGTCTCGCAGCAATATAACTTCCGGCGGCCTGGGTACCATGGGCTTTGGTCTGCCGGCAGCGATCGGAGCCAAATATGGTGCACCAGACAGGACTGTTGTCGCTATATGCGGCGACGGTGGCCTGCAGATGACCATCCAGGAATTTGGAACAATTATGCAGTTTGGAGCGGATGTTAAGACGCTGATATTGAATAATCATTTTCTGGGAATGGTGCGTCAGTGGCAACAACTCTTTAACGATAAACGATACTCTTTTGTAAATATTACTTCTCCGGATTTTGTCAAAGTAGCGGAAGGTTACGGTATTGCCGGCAGGAGTATTGATCAGCGTGCCGATCTGCGCACGGCACTCAAAGAAATGCTGGATCACAAAGGGGCATATGTTCTGGAAGTAATGGTGGGTAAAGAAAATAATGTATTCCCGATGGTTCCACAAGGATGCAGTGTAAGTGAAATTCGCTTAAAATAACTGCAGGCAATAAAGATTTGTAAGAAAGCAGCATCAAAACAGCTCGCATGCTGCTCATAAAAAAGAAAACAATGAAAAATCAAGCATCCATCAAATATGCACCGGCCGCAGACAGCAGCAGTGCTCCACATCAGAAAAAAGAATTTACAATTTCTGTGTTTACGGAAAACCAGATCGGCCTGCTCAATCGCATTGCCATTATGTTTTCCAGGCGTAAGATTAATGTAGAAAGCCTGAATGTCTCTCCCACTGAGATTGAAGGTATCTCACGCTTTACCATTGTCATTACAGAAGTGGAGGACGTTGTCAGTAAACTCAACCGACAGATAGAAAAGCAGGTTGAGGTGCTTAAATCGTACTACAATGTCAATGAAGATATTGTCTGGCAGGAACTGGCCATGTATAAGGTTCCTACCAATGTGATCTCTGAAAAAGCTAAAGTAGAACGGCTGCTTCGTGAATACGGCGCACAGGCAGTTGCCATACGCAGCGACTATACGGTTTTTGAGACGGTTGGTCACCGGGAAGAAACCGAAGGCCTGCTGAATGCGTTGGCACCTTATGGCCTCATTGAGTTCGTGCGTAGCGCCCGGGTTGCCATTATTAAGGATAGTGAAGGATTCCATGCTAAATTAAAAGAATTTGAACAACACGAACCTTCTCAGGAAGTCATTGAGAATGAGTACCTGGATAAAAGAGATGACGTGTTCACCATGTAAAAAAATAAATCAGACCTATGCAAACAGATATAACACTTGCTTATCTACGGAAAACCAGACAGTTATTTCTCGGGATGATGGATGACCTTTCGTTAGGGCAGCTCAATCAGATTCCTGAAGGCTTTAATAACAATATTATCTGGAATCTGGGACATATAGCAGTAAGTACACCCGGACTTTGCTATATTCGCAGTCAGGTTAAGCCTGAGACGGAATTGCCGTTTCCTGGTCGTTTTGGAAAAGGGAGTCGTCCGGAAGTGGAAGCCACGGCTGAGGAGGTGGAGGAGATTAAAAAATTCTTGGTCAGCAGTCTGGATCAGATTGAGACTGATATCCATGCCGGCGTGTTTACAGAGCTGTTTCCATTCGCGACGGATACGTATCAGATTCCGATGGATAGTATTGAAAATACACTGAATTGCTGCCTGGCCCATGAAAATCTGCACCTGGGAATTGCTA containing:
- a CDS encoding DinB family protein, yielding MQTDITLAYLRKTRQLFLGMMDDLSLGQLNQIPEGFNNNIIWNLGHIAVSTPGLCYIRSQVKPETELPFPGRFGKGSRPEVEATAEEVEEIKKFLVSSLDQIETDIHAGVFTELFPFATDTYQIPMDSIENTLNCCLAHENLHLGIAKAQKAVILNAGKVKKEQSESKISLN
- the ilvN gene encoding acetolactate synthase small subunit, whose amino-acid sequence is MKNQASIKYAPAADSSSAPHQKKEFTISVFTENQIGLLNRIAIMFSRRKINVESLNVSPTEIEGISRFTIVITEVEDVVSKLNRQIEKQVEVLKSYYNVNEDIVWQELAMYKVPTNVISEKAKVERLLREYGAQAVAIRSDYTVFETVGHREETEGLLNALAPYGLIEFVRSARVAIIKDSEGFHAKLKEFEQHEPSQEVIENEYLDKRDDVFTM